From Staphylothermus hellenicus DSM 12710, a single genomic window includes:
- a CDS encoding isochorismatase family protein: MIKLIDEKDLVLIVIDLQEKLLKIISDKEKLIINNKMLIRFLSGIETPIIATKQVKLGDIIRDIAKELKSAKIIEKETFSCFRNKDFMDTIRMTNRKTLIITGIETHICVLQTAIDALNLGYRVIIPYDAVSSQIKSDHEYALQYLQSKGVEILPAESIIYAIMESSKHPLFKEALNLVKERRKLYV, encoded by the coding sequence ATGATTAAATTGATTGATGAAAAAGATCTTGTTCTCATAGTGATAGATCTGCAAGAAAAATTATTGAAGATCATCAGTGATAAAGAAAAACTAATTATAAACAACAAGATGCTAATAAGATTTCTCAGCGGAATAGAGACACCTATAATCGCTACTAAACAAGTCAAGCTGGGAGATATAATTAGAGATATTGCTAAGGAATTAAAAAGCGCAAAAATCATTGAGAAGGAAACATTTAGTTGTTTCAGGAACAAAGACTTTATGGATACAATACGTATGACAAATAGAAAGACTTTGATAATCACCGGCATAGAAACCCATATATGTGTATTACAAACAGCTATTGACGCCTTAAATCTTGGATATAGAGTTATTATACCATATGACGCTGTTTCTTCACAGATTAAAAGTGACCATGAATATGCACTGCAGTATCTTCAAAGTAAAGGAGTTGAAATACTGCCAGCAGAATCCATTATATATGCTATCATGGAATCTTCTAAACATCCATTGTTTAAGGAGGCATTAAATCTCGTAAAGGAAAGAAGAAAACTATATGTCTAA
- a CDS encoding universal stress protein, whose protein sequence is MAYKEAPTYEISFMFRRILVPVDGSENSLKALDLAADLAKHYGSHVTVVFARPKGYHVDFKPLEKARKRIENKGIEAEFKELEFDPAENSTAGKILEEIISGNYDMVVMGARGRTLTSEITIGSKAISIASNSPVTVIIVR, encoded by the coding sequence ATGGCTTACAAAGAAGCACCAACATATGAGATAAGCTTTATGTTTAGGAGAATACTTGTCCCAGTAGATGGTAGTGAGAATAGTCTAAAAGCACTAGATCTCGCAGCTGATCTTGCAAAGCATTATGGTTCTCATGTAACAGTTGTATTTGCAAGACCTAAAGGATACCATGTAGATTTTAAACCATTAGAAAAAGCTAGGAAAAGAATCGAGAATAAAGGCATTGAAGCTGAATTCAAAGAATTAGAGTTCGACCCAGCAGAAAATAGTACGGCAGGAAAAATCTTGGAGGAAATAATAAGTGGAAACTATGATATGGTAGTGATGGGAGCACGTGGAAGAACATTAACAAGCGAAATAACTATTGGAAGTAAAGCAATAAGTATTGCAAGCAACTCACCTGTTACAGTGATCATTGTTAGGTAA
- a CDS encoding phosphoglycerate kinase, translating to MTNMRIPRIPTLREINIREKRVFMRIDINVPIDPDKGEILDDRRIRVHSQTIKEIVEKYSPALVLGSHQGRPGEPDFITLERHAELLSKYTGYDIKFVNDVIGPTAREAIRKLKPGEILLLDNLRLVSEEVIEATPEKQSYTIFVRRLAPLFDAYVNDAFATAHRSQPSIVGFPLVLPSAAGPLFEKEIMALKRVVESFESPRIFVLGGTKVRDLLRVIENLVRNKMADRILTTGLLAQLFLVAKGIGLGKENMRFLEEKGILPLIPKARYVLLMGAPVETPIDFKVLIDGETRNVSIGEINGKIMDIGEQTTRIYSEFIKDAKIVVMRGPAGVIEDERFRNGTIKLLDAAYNSKAFVLIGGGHLSSMIDESKLNEHIHVSTGGNALLLFLSGETLPALKALELSAKMFLG from the coding sequence ATGACAAACATGAGGATTCCAAGAATACCTACACTTAGAGAAATAAATATACGTGAAAAGAGAGTATTTATGAGAATAGATATTAATGTACCAATTGATCCCGACAAAGGAGAAATTCTCGATGATCGAAGAATAAGAGTGCATTCACAAACAATTAAGGAAATAGTTGAAAAATATAGTCCAGCACTAGTTTTAGGCTCGCATCAGGGGAGGCCTGGAGAACCAGATTTTATAACGCTGGAAAGACACGCTGAGCTCTTGTCTAAATATACAGGTTATGATATAAAATTTGTTAATGATGTTATAGGGCCTACTGCTAGGGAAGCTATACGAAAACTTAAACCAGGAGAAATACTGTTACTGGATAATCTAAGGCTTGTATCAGAGGAGGTAATCGAGGCTACACCGGAGAAGCAAAGCTATACAATATTTGTCAGAAGACTAGCTCCATTATTTGATGCATATGTTAATGATGCATTTGCTACAGCTCATAGAAGCCAGCCAAGCATAGTGGGTTTCCCACTAGTACTACCAAGCGCGGCAGGACCATTATTCGAAAAAGAAATAATGGCTTTGAAACGAGTTGTTGAAAGCTTCGAATCGCCTAGAATATTTGTTCTCGGAGGAACAAAGGTCCGAGACCTGCTCAGAGTAATTGAGAACCTTGTAAGAAATAAAATGGCTGATAGAATACTGACAACAGGATTACTAGCTCAATTGTTCCTAGTAGCTAAAGGAATAGGGCTTGGCAAGGAAAACATGAGATTCCTAGAAGAAAAAGGAATACTCCCATTAATCCCAAAAGCTAGATATGTTTTATTGATGGGTGCACCTGTTGAGACCCCGATAGATTTCAAGGTATTAATTGATGGAGAAACTAGAAACGTCAGTATCGGGGAAATAAATGGTAAAATAATGGATATAGGAGAACAAACAACTAGAATATATAGCGAGTTCATCAAAGACGCTAAAATAGTTGTAATGAGGGGGCCGGCAGGAGTTATTGAAGATGAGAGATTCAGAAATGGAACAATTAAGTTGTTGGATGCAGCATATAATAGTAAAGCTTTCGTATTAATAGGTGGCGGACACCTATCATCAATGATTGATGAATCTAAGCTAAACGAGCATATACATGTATCAACAGGAGGAAACGCATTATTATTATTCTTATCGGGAGAGACTCTGCCAGCGCTTAAAGCATTAGAATTATCTGCTAAAATGTTTCTAGGATAA
- a CDS encoding cupin domain-containing protein, with amino-acid sequence MAKEETVLGPCGEKIGHYSIVRNEPVSEDMAVKTWIRWLIRKEDGAPTFAMRLFEVEPGGHIKAHHHPWEHEIFVLEGIGDVRIGSKVYRVTSGFFIYIPPNVEHEYWNRGSSSLKFICIIPHKPSTEERSVKKC; translated from the coding sequence TTGGCTAAGGAAGAAACTGTTCTAGGACCCTGTGGTGAAAAGATCGGTCATTACAGTATAGTAAGGAATGAACCCGTCTCAGAAGATATGGCTGTTAAGACTTGGATTCGCTGGCTTATACGGAAAGAAGATGGTGCTCCAACTTTTGCCATGAGGCTCTTCGAAGTTGAGCCGGGAGGCCATATTAAGGCTCATCATCATCCATGGGAGCATGAAATATTTGTCTTGGAAGGAATAGGCGATGTAAGAATTGGTAGTAAAGTATATAGGGTAACCAGTGGCTTCTTCATATATATACCGCCAAATGTCGAGCATGAATACTGGAATCGTGGCAGCTCATCCTTAAAGTTTATCTGTATCATTCCACATAAACCAAGCACAGAAGAGAGAAGCGTAAAGAAATGTTGA
- a CDS encoding chromatin protein Cren7 produces the protein MPACTKSVKVRTPSGKEVELVPKKVWQLSPKGRKGVKVGLFQDPETGKYFRAKVPDDYPICG, from the coding sequence ATGCCAGCCTGTACGAAATCAGTTAAGGTCAGAACACCTAGTGGTAAAGAAGTAGAGCTTGTTCCTAAGAAGGTATGGCAGTTAAGCCCTAAGGGAAGAAAGGGTGTTAAAGTAGGATTATTCCAAGACCCAGAAACAGGCAAATACTTCAGAGCAAAAGTCCCCGACGACTACCCAATATGTGGTTAA
- a CDS encoding amidohydrolase family protein — MVKKVSILIRNGLVVTMDDKRRIYNPGYVAIDEDKIVGVGRGDGADKYTAEEVIDARGSIVMPGFLCAHTHFYGELLRASPWFAKIDPPTDFMQNLQRIWWALDVLLTHEDAYAAALIGSIDFVKSGTTMFFDNISAPNAIEGILDHMEKAVNEVGLRGILSFEATQRRSIGEGIRGVRENERFIKKNNNDPNKLVKGAIYLHASFTVTDELFRMAREIANKYNALLSIHVEEGLVDVYHNLERYGIRPVERMEKLGFLGPDVILVHVVQANDDELAIIKKTGAHVAHNAMSNMLNAVGVPPIPKMMKLGINVGIGNDGYIFDVFENMRSTYLIHKVWNLDPRLMTPQEVVEMATINVAKMFGVEKELGSIEKGKKADIIIIKPEYTPTPVNEQTVYGHLINTFNGRDVRTVIVNGKIIMRDRKLLTIDEAKAVEYVHKTVEKLWDRLLSKGEYQLDVLELPKK, encoded by the coding sequence TTGGTTAAAAAGGTATCCATCCTTATAAGAAACGGGCTAGTTGTTACAATGGATGATAAGCGCAGGATCTATAATCCTGGATATGTAGCTATTGATGAAGATAAAATAGTTGGTGTTGGCAGAGGAGATGGAGCCGATAAATATACGGCTGAAGAAGTAATTGATGCCCGCGGATCAATTGTTATGCCGGGGTTCCTATGTGCCCATACTCATTTCTACGGAGAACTACTAAGGGCTAGTCCTTGGTTCGCAAAAATCGATCCACCAACTGATTTCATGCAGAACCTGCAGAGGATCTGGTGGGCTTTAGACGTATTGTTAACACATGAAGACGCGTATGCAGCAGCATTAATAGGATCTATTGATTTCGTTAAGAGTGGTACAACAATGTTCTTCGACAACATTAGTGCTCCAAACGCTATAGAAGGAATACTTGATCATATGGAGAAAGCCGTGAACGAAGTAGGATTGAGGGGAATATTATCGTTTGAAGCAACACAGCGTAGAAGCATTGGGGAAGGTATTAGGGGTGTTAGGGAGAATGAGAGATTTATTAAGAAAAACAATAATGATCCAAACAAACTCGTTAAGGGAGCAATATATCTACATGCAAGCTTTACTGTCACAGATGAATTATTCAGGATGGCTCGAGAAATAGCGAACAAGTATAATGCACTACTATCTATCCATGTTGAGGAGGGATTAGTTGATGTATACCACAACCTTGAAAGATACGGGATCAGGCCTGTTGAGAGAATGGAGAAACTAGGATTCCTAGGCCCCGACGTTATACTAGTTCACGTTGTCCAAGCTAATGATGATGAATTAGCTATAATTAAGAAAACAGGTGCACATGTAGCACACAATGCTATGAGCAACATGTTAAACGCTGTAGGTGTTCCGCCAATACCTAAAATGATGAAGCTAGGAATAAATGTTGGAATAGGTAATGATGGATACATTTTCGACGTATTCGAAAATATGCGGTCCACATACCTGATACATAAAGTATGGAACCTGGACCCAAGACTGATGACTCCTCAAGAAGTAGTAGAGATGGCAACTATTAACGTTGCAAAAATGTTCGGTGTAGAAAAAGAGCTTGGAAGCATTGAGAAAGGCAAGAAAGCAGACATTATAATAATCAAGCCAGAATATACGCCAACACCCGTCAATGAACAAACAGTATATGGACACTTAATAAATACGTTTAACGGTAGAGATGTTAGAACAGTAATTGTTAATGGCAAAATAATTATGAGGGATAGAAAACTATTAACGATAGATGAAGCAAAAGCAGTTGAGTACGTTCATAAAACCGTTGAGAAACTATGGGATAGACTATTGAGTAAGGGAGAATATCAATTAGATGTTCTCGAACTACCTAAAAAATAA
- a CDS encoding glycogen/starch/alpha-glucan phosphorylase: MVIVSITPEIGLDELETYAGGLGVLEGDKLYGAGDMGLDFLVLTLFYREGYVKYRFNGEEPIPEPEEQPEQAYEVLRPDKQFKIVLRGEEIIVQPWIYRYKTARAVLFEAICPMWARRLTDRVYIEDSLEHQFLRYALLAKASAYYLKNRVGLDNISMIDLEEAHTALTLLSLNNYDKFRIIIHTPGPWGHPGFPGDFIAREFGTFMSDYVSLTELALERLKEAIVVSKKQEDVIGKVFPRHKDKIKSITNGVCLKRWMHPKLYKAYLENKADPSLLREARRETREKLVKLMRKYKENIIIDNRPIIAWVRRLARYKRPYFIARFIEENPDINAFFLLGGKPHPRDNDGLNYARWFRRLHLRLSNVVYIHDYDINTAKTILQGSDLLLFTPFSGWEACGTSYMKSLANGIPILSSRDGGVIEIVEDNVNSWLFGEDIRDFINIYNDPRAANIDEKDYAEFKEKLLRIINMYNNDPEKYWEIAFNAYKTVPEKVNIINVLKKYYINNE; this comes from the coding sequence ATGGTTATCGTTAGTATAACGCCCGAAATAGGATTGGATGAGCTCGAAACATATGCTGGTGGATTAGGGGTTCTTGAAGGAGATAAATTGTATGGAGCAGGGGATATGGGTTTAGATTTTCTTGTTCTAACACTATTTTATCGTGAAGGATATGTTAAGTATCGTTTTAACGGTGAAGAACCGATTCCGGAGCCTGAAGAACAACCTGAACAAGCATATGAAGTTTTAAGACCAGATAAACAATTCAAAATAGTTCTTCGAGGCGAAGAAATAATTGTCCAGCCATGGATATATAGGTATAAGACTGCCCGCGCAGTATTATTTGAAGCAATATGTCCTATGTGGGCTCGGAGACTAACTGACCGAGTATATATTGAGGATAGTCTGGAACACCAATTCCTCAGATACGCTTTACTAGCCAAGGCTTCCGCATATTATTTAAAGAATAGAGTGGGCCTGGACAATATAAGTATGATAGATCTCGAGGAAGCACACACGGCTCTAACACTATTATCCTTGAACAACTATGATAAGTTTAGAATCATAATACATACTCCTGGCCCATGGGGTCATCCGGGTTTTCCAGGTGATTTTATAGCTAGAGAATTCGGAACATTTATGAGCGACTACGTAAGCTTGACCGAGCTAGCATTGGAGAGGCTAAAAGAAGCTATAGTAGTCTCTAAGAAACAAGAAGATGTTATTGGTAAAGTTTTTCCACGTCATAAAGACAAGATTAAATCTATAACTAATGGAGTATGTCTTAAGAGGTGGATGCACCCCAAACTATACAAGGCATACTTGGAAAATAAAGCAGATCCTTCCTTATTAAGAGAAGCTAGAAGAGAAACTAGGGAAAAACTAGTCAAGCTAATGCGTAAATATAAAGAAAACATTATCATCGATAATAGACCTATTATTGCATGGGTTAGAAGACTAGCAAGATATAAGAGGCCATACTTCATAGCTAGATTCATTGAGGAGAACCCTGATATTAACGCGTTCTTCTTATTGGGTGGAAAGCCTCATCCAAGAGATAATGATGGATTAAACTATGCTAGATGGTTTAGAAGGCTTCATTTAAGACTCAGTAATGTAGTCTATATTCATGACTATGATATTAATACTGCAAAGACCATATTACAGGGAAGCGACCTATTATTATTTACACCATTTAGTGGTTGGGAAGCGTGTGGAACAAGCTATATGAAATCATTAGCGAATGGTATACCAATACTATCCAGCCGTGATGGCGGAGTTATAGAGATTGTTGAAGACAATGTTAATAGCTGGCTTTTCGGCGAAGATATTAGGGACTTCATAAACATATATAATGATCCGAGAGCAGCTAATATTGATGAGAAAGACTATGCAGAATTTAAAGAAAAGCTTCTACGAATAATTAACATGTATAATAATGACCCGGAGAAATACTGGGAAATAGCGTTCAACGCTTATAAAACAGTGCCCGAAAAAGTCAATATCATTAACGTATTGAAAAAATACTATATAAATAATGAATAA
- a CDS encoding SufD family Fe-S cluster assembly protein → MINVVNIGDNAEAFIAKGCAAIVPEGAHSAITLFRIGKNSRLTSLMIHNWAPYVSVGSKTIGVVGENSTYSYYYVKLSPVRALGLSTSIKAYRNSQVDVHEATYVHRNTNVNSSIEIELNGERAGGLITTRGVVEENGNMNTRLMIKSNANKTRGHIECNGLVLGKGTYRTEPILETKVDDTFLTHEASIGKISSEQLFYLQSRGLSEEEATKMIILGFLASSMHGLPESMRKYVELALKQLSRYGKGL, encoded by the coding sequence ATAATTAATGTTGTAAACATAGGAGATAATGCAGAAGCTTTCATAGCCAAGGGATGCGCAGCAATAGTTCCAGAAGGAGCACATTCTGCTATTACACTGTTTCGAATAGGGAAAAATAGTAGATTAACCAGCTTAATGATACATAATTGGGCACCATATGTAAGTGTTGGTTCTAAAACAATAGGTGTTGTAGGCGAAAACTCTACTTATAGCTACTACTATGTTAAACTATCCCCTGTAAGAGCTCTTGGATTATCAACTAGTATAAAAGCATATAGGAATTCACAAGTAGATGTGCATGAAGCAACATATGTTCATAGAAATACAAATGTTAACAGCTCTATAGAAATCGAGTTAAACGGGGAGAGGGCGGGTGGATTAATAACTACTAGAGGAGTTGTCGAAGAAAATGGAAACATGAATACAAGGCTTATGATTAAAAGCAATGCTAATAAGACAAGAGGACATATTGAATGTAACGGGCTAGTTTTAGGAAAGGGCACCTATAGAACTGAACCTATTCTAGAGACAAAAGTTGATGATACCTTCTTAACACACGAAGCAAGCATTGGTAAAATAAGCAGTGAACAACTATTCTATCTACAATCACGGGGTTTAAGCGAGGAAGAAGCAACAAAAATGATCATACTTGGATTCCTAGCTTCATCAATGCATGGATTGCCTGAGAGCATGAGGAAATATGTTGAACTAGCATTGAAACAATTATCCCGTTATGGTAAGGGATTATAG
- a CDS encoding NAD(P)-dependent oxidoreductase — protein sequence MKAGIIGTGLMGSALAKCLSSKGIDLLVYNRTRSKAEKLCEDIKCKVVDSPKDMSVADYIVIFVFDDEALDNVVFGDNGLAYMDNKEVYILNSSTVSPRISAVINKKLSSLGFKHYYEAPVYGSVDEASSCSLVSMLAGSSKNLDDVVEFAKNYSVETIYVGEIPKAMALKLSLNNIGLSLPPIIAESLAILESYNVDLEKFLHISEKLWFGRLVKRYIERIRNTGKIRFTVKGAAKDYRLISTTLSINEYPSILSSALKNFYTSAISKYGGVDYPKAANWILKKPLG from the coding sequence TTGAAGGCCGGTATTATTGGAACAGGCTTGATGGGCTCTGCATTAGCAAAGTGTTTATCTTCTAAGGGAATAGATCTACTAGTTTATAATCGTACAAGGTCTAAGGCTGAAAAACTGTGTGAGGATATTAAATGTAAAGTTGTAGATTCACCTAAGGATATGAGTGTTGCAGACTATATTGTGATCTTTGTATTTGATGATGAGGCACTAGATAATGTGGTGTTTGGAGATAATGGTTTAGCATATATGGATAATAAGGAAGTATATATATTGAATTCTTCAACGGTTTCTCCACGAATAAGCGCTGTTATTAATAAGAAACTCTCTAGTCTAGGGTTTAAGCATTATTATGAAGCACCAGTATATGGCAGCGTTGATGAAGCTTCTTCATGTAGTCTAGTATCGATGCTTGCAGGTTCCTCGAAGAATCTAGATGATGTTGTAGAATTTGCTAAGAACTATAGTGTTGAAACCATATATGTTGGAGAAATACCTAAAGCAATGGCATTAAAGCTTTCCCTCAACAATATTGGTTTATCTCTTCCACCCATAATTGCTGAAAGCCTAGCTATTCTAGAATCATATAATGTTGATCTAGAGAAATTCCTACATATATCTGAGAAACTATGGTTTGGCCGATTAGTTAAACGATACATTGAAAGAATAAGGAATACAGGGAAGATTAGATTTACAGTCAAAGGCGCTGCAAAGGATTATAGATTAATAAGCACTACTCTAAGCATAAATGAATATCCTTCAATTCTGTCTTCAGCTCTTAAAAACTTCTATACATCTGCAATAAGCAAATATGGCGGGGTAGACTACCCTAAAGCAGCTAACTGGATCCTGAAAAAACCATTAGGTTAA
- the arcC gene encoding carbamate kinase: MDRHEKYIVVAFGGNAFQTKGEKGTPENYWKNAYRSAEFLVKIISEGYKVAITHGNGPQVGIIAEWMLAGKKLKGLDVMTLDIAGAMSQGWLGYLIQQSLYNKLQEQGLLGKIVKGIVTIVTQTIVDKNDPAFQNPTKYIGPWYNEEEAKQLAKEFDWTVKPDPRGGWRRVVPSPDPKGHVEIEAVKKLLNEGFIVIASGGGGIPVYKNDKGLIHGVEAVIDKDLAGERLATAIGAGTFMILTDVDKVYLNYGKPDQKPVDVLTVSEAKKYYEEGHFKPGSMGPKVLAAIRFIENGGKQAIIGHLTQAYEALKGKAGTRIVPD, from the coding sequence ATGGATAGACACGAGAAATACATAGTAGTAGCATTCGGCGGCAACGCGTTCCAAACTAAAGGGGAGAAAGGCACTCCTGAAAACTACTGGAAAAACGCCTATCGCAGCGCAGAGTTCCTAGTAAAAATAATTAGTGAAGGATACAAAGTAGCTATCACACATGGTAATGGCCCACAAGTCGGCATAATTGCTGAATGGATGCTTGCAGGCAAAAAACTCAAAGGACTAGATGTTATGACACTAGATATTGCCGGAGCTATGAGCCAAGGATGGCTTGGATACTTGATACAGCAGAGCCTATACAATAAGCTCCAAGAACAAGGATTGCTCGGCAAAATAGTTAAGGGAATAGTAACTATTGTTACACAAACAATAGTGGATAAGAACGATCCAGCCTTCCAGAACCCCACAAAATATATTGGTCCATGGTATAACGAGGAAGAAGCTAAACAACTAGCAAAAGAGTTCGACTGGACTGTTAAACCAGACCCCCGCGGCGGCTGGAGACGGGTTGTTCCATCACCAGATCCTAAGGGCCACGTTGAAATAGAAGCTGTTAAAAAACTTCTCAACGAAGGATTCATAGTTATAGCGAGTGGTGGTGGAGGAATACCTGTATATAAAAATGATAAAGGACTAATCCACGGCGTCGAAGCCGTTATAGATAAGGATCTTGCAGGCGAAAGATTAGCAACAGCCATAGGTGCTGGGACATTCATGATTCTCACAGACGTAGATAAAGTATATTTAAACTATGGTAAACCAGACCAGAAACCAGTCGATGTATTAACTGTTAGTGAGGCAAAGAAATACTATGAGGAAGGACACTTTAAACCAGGCAGTATGGGGCCAAAAGTTCTCGCAGCAATAAGATTTATTGAGAACGGCGGTAAACAAGCAATCATTGGACACCTAACACAAGCCTATGAAGCACTAAAAGGAAAAGCAGGCACAAGAATAGTTCCCGACTAA
- a CDS encoding 4Fe-4S dicluster-binding protein, producing MVSLEVEVAGLKMKNPLMNAACPVSRDAEMMKALIDNGVGAVVAKTISVRPAIVPRPSMGAVDRGIVRSQILKTLGPGNIRIVNADSGNYRFIYALLNAELWSDIPAEHYFEREYPMVKKYAEEKSIPFIISIGYKPEELRLLGPKSQKAGANAIEFSTHYIGKDYRPVVEAAKALREVVDIPIFAKLSPFTPNIPELVKELEKVGVDGIVATNTIGPALHIDIETGLPIVGGPNGYGWMSGPALKPLALAVVAEAAKNTHLPIIGVGGISKGTDVIEYFMAGASAVQICTAALIEGLGVFRRIEKEIESWLKRHGYDSILDVKGKALKYLKPEPRRVWAKPPVVDPRKCIGCGFCEQVCDYNAVKVLPSEEGKRIAQVNHDLCYGCGLCTSVCPTRAIHFEEELD from the coding sequence ATGGTTAGTTTAGAAGTCGAGGTTGCCGGTCTTAAAATGAAGAATCCATTAATGAATGCTGCTTGTCCAGTGTCTAGAGATGCTGAAATGATGAAGGCTTTGATAGACAATGGCGTCGGCGCTGTTGTAGCTAAGACAATTAGTGTTAGGCCAGCAATTGTTCCAAGACCTAGTATGGGTGCTGTTGATCGAGGCATTGTTAGGTCGCAAATTCTTAAAACTCTTGGGCCAGGAAACATACGGATAGTGAATGCTGACAGCGGAAATTATAGGTTCATATATGCTTTATTAAACGCTGAATTATGGAGTGATATACCGGCAGAGCATTATTTTGAAAGAGAATATCCCATGGTTAAAAAATATGCTGAGGAGAAAAGCATTCCATTCATTATAAGTATAGGCTATAAACCCGAAGAACTCCGATTGCTCGGTCCAAAATCTCAGAAAGCAGGTGCTAACGCCATAGAGTTCTCAACACATTATATAGGAAAAGATTATAGACCAGTAGTTGAAGCAGCTAAAGCACTAAGAGAAGTTGTTGATATACCGATATTTGCTAAGCTAAGCCCCTTCACACCGAATATTCCAGAACTTGTTAAGGAGCTTGAAAAAGTAGGTGTTGATGGAATAGTTGCTACAAACACTATTGGCCCAGCTCTACACATAGATATAGAGACAGGATTACCAATTGTTGGCGGACCAAATGGTTATGGATGGATGAGCGGGCCAGCGCTAAAACCATTAGCATTAGCAGTTGTAGCGGAGGCAGCTAAAAACACTCATTTACCAATCATCGGTGTCGGCGGTATCTCTAAGGGTACCGACGTTATAGAATACTTCATGGCTGGAGCATCAGCTGTTCAAATATGTACAGCCGCCCTAATCGAGGGGCTAGGCGTATTTAGGAGAATAGAGAAAGAAATAGAATCATGGCTTAAGAGGCACGGATATGATAGCATATTAGATGTTAAAGGTAAAGCTCTAAAATACTTAAAGCCGGAGCCACGCCGTGTATGGGCGAAACCACCAGTAGTTGATCCAAGGAAATGTATAGGATGCGGATTCTGTGAACAAGTATGCGACTATAATGCTGTAAAAGTATTACCCAGTGAGGAAGGGAAACGAATTGCACAAGTAAACCATGATCTATGCTATGGATGCGGTCTATGCACAAGTGTCTGCCCAACAAGAGCTATCCATTTCGAGGAGGAACTAGACTAA
- a CDS encoding type II glyceraldehyde-3-phosphate dehydrogenase — protein MSKIRVGINGYGTIGKRIADAVARMPDMELVGVVKVTPDYGYLVAEQKGISVYTVKDRIDKFRGKGFKVEGTIEDLLEQVDIIVDATPGGYGSYYKEKYYDELIIKGKLKAIYQGGEKPDVADISFNSYCNAEEALEANSIRVVSCNTTGLLRAICVLNNAYGIEKVRATIIRRAADPKEDKRGPVNSIKLNPPKIPSHHALDVKTVIPNIDIETAAVIVPTTLMHVHSVYMVLKTRVDRDEIIDELSSYNRIVVIDAEKTGIDSTAKIVESARDLLRPRYDIPELIIWKDSIFTRENELWFLQAVHQESIVVPENIDAIRGLARTDGYPDKSIRLTDSVLGMGKFLG, from the coding sequence TTGTCTAAGATACGGGTTGGTATAAATGGTTATGGAACAATTGGGAAAAGAATAGCTGATGCAGTAGCTAGGATGCCTGATATGGAACTAGTAGGCGTAGTCAAGGTAACACCGGATTATGGATACCTAGTAGCAGAACAAAAGGGTATATCAGTCTACACAGTAAAGGATCGTATAGATAAGTTTAGGGGTAAAGGCTTCAAAGTTGAGGGAACAATAGAGGATCTATTGGAGCAAGTAGACATAATTGTTGATGCAACACCTGGAGGATATGGTTCTTACTATAAGGAGAAATACTATGATGAACTAATTATTAAAGGAAAACTGAAAGCAATTTATCAAGGCGGGGAAAAACCTGATGTAGCAGATATAAGTTTTAACTCGTATTGCAACGCTGAAGAAGCATTAGAAGCGAACAGTATAAGAGTGGTAAGCTGTAATACTACAGGCTTGCTCAGAGCTATATGTGTACTCAATAATGCTTATGGTATTGAAAAGGTAAGAGCAACAATTATACGGAGAGCAGCTGATCCCAAGGAGGATAAGAGGGGGCCAGTTAACTCTATAAAACTTAACCCGCCAAAAATACCTAGTCATCACGCATTAGATGTTAAAACAGTAATACCAAACATTGACATAGAGACAGCCGCAGTTATTGTTCCAACGACCCTAATGCATGTCCACTCAGTATATATGGTGTTAAAAACAAGGGTTGACAGGGACGAAATAATTGATGAGCTATCTAGTTATAATAGAATAGTTGTTATCGATGCTGAAAAAACAGGAATCGATTCAACCGCAAAGATCGTCGAGTCGGCAAGAGATCTGCTAAGGCCTAGATATGATATACCCGAGCTGATCATATGGAAAGATAGCATATTTACAAGGGAAAATGAGCTATGGTTCTTACAAGCAGTTCACCAAGAATCAATTGTTGTGCCGGAAAATATAGATGCTATTAGAGGCTTGGCGAGAACTGATGGTTATCCAGATAAAAGTATTAGGTTAACTGATTCTGTTCTAGGAATGGGAAAGTTTTTAGGATAA